The Acidimicrobiales bacterium genome includes a window with the following:
- a CDS encoding ATP-binding protein: MRRRIAALERDNAELLRSNADLMELASVAAHELRSPLQTIVGYADLLAAGAGGDLDAENRRRLDGLRTSAARLSALVDGLLVFARLGTAVRRREDVDLEALVAGACEDLAASMAAAGATVDWADLPTVRGDAAELALVVRNLVANALMHRRPDRPPAVRVSAVQSGGAWRVSVSDDGPGIDERDRERVFRAFQRGPGQGPGAGTGLGLAVCRRIVEGHGGRIWAEGNDRGGATVCFTVPIPVCWSPF; the protein is encoded by the coding sequence GTGCGCCGGCGGATCGCCGCGCTGGAGCGGGACAACGCCGAGTTGTTGCGGTCCAACGCCGACCTGATGGAGCTCGCCTCGGTTGCCGCCCACGAACTGCGTTCGCCGCTCCAGACGATCGTCGGCTACGCCGATCTCCTGGCCGCCGGCGCAGGTGGCGACCTCGACGCCGAGAACCGCAGGCGCCTCGACGGGCTCCGCACCAGTGCCGCCCGCCTGAGCGCGCTGGTGGACGGGCTGCTCGTCTTCGCCCGCCTCGGCACCGCGGTCCGCCGGCGGGAGGACGTCGACCTCGAGGCCCTGGTGGCCGGCGCCTGTGAGGACCTGGCGGCGTCGATGGCGGCGGCCGGCGCAACGGTGGACTGGGCCGACCTGCCCACCGTCCGGGGCGACGCGGCCGAGCTGGCCCTCGTCGTGCGCAACCTGGTGGCGAACGCCCTCATGCACCGCCGGCCGGACCGCCCGCCGGCCGTCCGCGTCTCTGCGGTGCAGTCGGGCGGCGCGTGGCGGGTGTCGGTGAGCGACGACGGGCCGGGCATCGACGAGCGCGACCGCGAGCGGGTCTTCCGCGCCTTCCAGCGCGGACCGGGACAGGGCCCGGGCGCCGGCACCGGACTGGGCCTGGCCGTGTGCCGGCGCATCGTGGAAGGCCACGGCGGTCGCATCTGGGCCGAGGGCAACGACCGGGGAGGTGCCACGGTGTGCTTCACCGTCCCGATCCCGGTGTGCTGGAGCCCGTTCTGA
- a CDS encoding DUF5678 domain-containing protein: MARNWHLERYPGKHVAIDMRTDEVVLVADTPQELEAQIRARRLTHVATMRAPTEDEPLFVGGH; this comes from the coding sequence ATGGCCCGCAACTGGCACCTCGAGCGCTACCCGGGCAAGCACGTCGCCATCGACATGCGCACCGACGAGGTCGTTCTGGTCGCCGACACTCCACAGGAACTCGAAGCGCAGATCCGGGCGCGTCGCCTCACACACGTGGCGACGATGCGGGCGCCGACCGAGGACGAGCCATTGTTCGTCGGCGGCCACTGA
- a CDS encoding response regulator transcription factor, with protein MRLLIADDDPEAVDVLRAALGRLGHAVDAVGDGKGALHLSAVVSYDAILLDVNLPPPDGFDVCRQLRAREQWTPVLFLTGRGDLADRVTGLDAGGDDYVTKPVSIDELEARLRALARRAPTGRPTVVEAGGIVVDPGNRSVRRDGVEISLTPKEFLLLEMLARNEGRAVSRSRLHEELWDFAFDARSNVIEALVRRLRAKVDEPFGRASIETVRGLGYRLNATR; from the coding sequence ATGAGGCTGCTCATCGCCGACGACGACCCCGAAGCGGTCGACGTCCTCCGTGCCGCCCTCGGGCGCCTGGGCCACGCGGTGGATGCGGTCGGGGACGGCAAGGGCGCGCTGCACCTTTCGGCCGTCGTCTCCTATGACGCCATCCTGCTCGACGTCAACCTGCCGCCGCCCGACGGGTTCGACGTCTGCCGGCAGCTCCGGGCGCGTGAGCAGTGGACCCCGGTGCTGTTCCTCACCGGCCGGGGCGACCTGGCCGACCGGGTGACCGGCCTGGACGCCGGCGGCGACGACTACGTGACCAAGCCGGTCTCCATCGACGAGTTGGAGGCCCGGCTCCGGGCTCTCGCCCGCCGGGCGCCCACCGGCCGGCCGACGGTGGTGGAGGCAGGCGGGATCGTGGTCGATCCGGGCAATCGCAGCGTACGGCGCGACGGCGTGGAGATCTCCCTCACCCCCAAGGAGTTCCTGCTCCTGGAGATGCTGGCCCGCAACGAGGGTCGGGCGGTGTCCCGGTCGCGCCTGCACGAGGAGCTGTGGGACTTCGCCTTCGATGCCCGCTCCAACGTCATCGAGGCGCTCGTCCGCCGGCTGCGGGCCAAGGTGGACGAGCCGTTCGGGCGAGCTTCGATCGAGACGGTCCGGGGCCTCGGTTACCGCCTGAACGCCACCCGCTGA